The genomic interval AGGATGAGGAAGCCGCGCTTGACGAGGGGGCGGCCCAGGGGCCAAAACCACGCAAGGTGTACGCCACTGCGGAAACAGAAGTGGACGCCCTGGTGGACTTCATTCGTGAGGCCAGCCGGGAGAGCCGTGAACCACAGCGCAATGCCGCCATCCTTGTCGCGGGTGAGAAACTCGCGGCAGCCCGCGAAGGTGCCCGGCTTTCGAAAGAGCTGAAGTCACGCAAACTGAAAGCCAATTACATGTCGAGCAAGGATCTGCGCCTGGACGCCGACTGCATCAAGATCATCACCATGCACACCAGTAAAGGGCTGGAATTCCCGATTGTGGCCCTCTGGAACGTAACAGACGGTGTTCTGCCCCGCGATGTCAGCGACCTGCCCAGCGAGGAACAGACGGAGGAGGAACTCAAGGATCGCCGCCTGTTCTACGTGGGCTGTTCCCGAGCCATGCGGCACCTGGCGGTGTTTACGCGCAGCGGTGAGGAAAGCCCTTTCGTTTACGACCTGCAAGACGACCACTGGGAGACGCAAGAATGGAGCACAACATAAACGAAGACGCTCAATTTGCAGAGGAAGTGGCAGGTAGCGACGATTTTGAAATGAGTGATCTTATCTCTAGCCTGGAGTCGGACTTTCACGCTCGTGAAGCGTCATACCTTGATGGAAAAGAAGTGCTGGAGCGGGTATTCACTTCTCTGAAGGAAAGTCCTCTGGGCCAAAAATACAAGATCACTGGAGAGGTCAATGAATTCCAATACTGCCGCAATGGATTCATTTCCTGCGACCTAGAGCTAGAACTGCGACAAGGCCATTCCCTGGATGCATCATTCGCTATTCGGCGAACCGAGTTGGGATGGACGGTCAAACGCTACGCATTAAGAGGGGAAGATAGAGACGTTGAAGTTCAACAAGAGCAGGAGATTGTAAAACTTATTCAATATCTGTTCCGTATCGTTTCTAAAGACACAACGAGCAAATACATCAAGGTGCCGACCAATGACTGCCCTTGAAACCCCACTACGCCGCACGCTGGAAAAGAAGATCATTGACGCCCGCGATACCGCGGAGGCTGCCGCTCAGGCCGTATTTGACCGATTGCTGGTCGACAACGGGAAGCATGGCGACGCCGGGAACCTTAAGCATTTGAGTGACCAGGAGAAGCTGGTTCGTAAAGGCCTTCTGGCTAAAGAAAAACAACTTGGGAGCCGCGACGCCCTGATCCGGGAATGCGCTTACGAGCAGTGGCACACCATGCTGTTTTCCCGCTTCCTGGAAGCCAATGGCCTGCTGGTGCATCCAGAGCATAAAGAGAGTGTGACGCTGGACGACCTCGCGGAACTGGCTAACGAGGAGGGCGACGCTGACGCTTACGCCACTGCAGCCCGGTATGCCGCGGCCATGCTCCCCGGTATCTTCCGCCCGCACGACCCGCTGCTGCAGGTCAAATTCCCGACCGAGTACCGTCAGAAACTCGAAGCGTTGATCGAGGAGATTCCCAAACCAACCTACACCTCCGACGACGGCCTGGGCTGGGTCTACCAGTTCTGGCAGACGCAACGCAAAAAGCAGGTGAACGAATCAGGCCGCAAGATTGGCGGGGCCGACATTTCTCCAGTCACTCAGCTGTTCACCGAGCACTACATGGTGCAGTTCATGCTGCACAACACCATCGGCGCGTGGTGGACAGCCCGCCACCCGGATCAGCCTTTGCCCACCGACAAGAGCTACCTGCGACTGAACGACGACGGCACGCCCGCTGCTGGCTCATTCCCCGGCTGGCCCACCACCGTCAAGGAACTGAAAGTCATTGATCCGTGCTGCGGCAGCGGTCACTTTCTGGTCGCCGCGTTTGCTCTGCTGAAGCGCCTGCGGATGATCGAGGAAGGGCTGAGTGAAGCCGAAGCGGGCGAAGCGGTGCTGCGCGACAACCTGCACGGCCTGGAACTTGACCCGCGCTGCACGCAACTGGCCGCCTTCAACCTGACCCTGGAAGCCTGGAAGTCCGGCGGTTACCGCCCCCTGCCCACGCCGAATGTTGCCTGTAGCGGCCTGAGCATCAGCGCCAGCGTGGACGACTGGATGGGGCTGAGTGATGACGGTGGTATTCGCTCCGCACTCAAGATTTTGCACAAGCAATTTCAAGACGCAACGGACCTTGGGAGCCTGATCAATCCACGCCAGAGCATTCGCCAGGAACTTGGCATGTTTGCCGACGATATTTTGACCACGCTGCCTGAGCAACTTGAGAAGGCGCTGTCAAAGGAGCGTTCGTCCGACCCAGCCGCCGCCATCTTCGGGGAGAACGCGCAGGGAGTGGCGAAAGCGGCCAAATTGCTGGGAGACACTTACGATCTCGTCATTACCAACGTCCCGTACCTGGCCCGGGGCAAGCAGGGCGACACCCTGAAGACCTTCATCGAGCGGCGGCACCCGGAAGCCAAAGCCGACCTCGCCACCGCCTTTGTCCAGCGCTGCCGCGACTTTGCGGCCCCCGGCGGCAGTTACAGCCTGGTCACACCGCAGAACTGGCTGTTTCTGGGCAGCTACAAGCGCCTGCGCGAGCGGCTGCTGAAAGAACAGACCTGGGACTGGGTGGCGAGGCTGGGGATTAAAGCCTTTTCGACGCCGATGTGGGATTTCAACATCTCGTTTGTCACCCTGACGAATAAGACGCCCGCCAAAGACCATCTGATGATTGGTTTTGACGCCAGCGCAGGCAAAAGCGTTGAAGAGAAAGACGCCGCCCTGAGAGAAGGCGAGGTGGTGATGCTGGGGCAGGAGGGGCAGAGAGGGAACCCGGATTCGAGGATTAGCCTTGAGGAACGCTCTGCCTCAAAGTTGCTCAGCGATTACGCTTATGCATTTAAAGGTCTTTGCACAAGTGATGATGACCAATTTAAACAACAGTTCTGGGAGCGAGTTGATATCGACTCAGGCTGGGCAAAATATCAAGGCAGTATTTCTGCTACTTCAGACTTTGGAGGAATGGATTTCATTCTCCTGCACGAGGACGGCAACGGAAGAATGCGACGCCTTGCTAAGAGTCAATCGCAGGACAAGCATCGAGACTTACAAGGGCGTGGCGCCTGGGGGAAGAAGGGCGTAGCTATATCAGCAATGAGGGATTTGCCCGCCACTCTATTTATTGGCACTCCCTTCGATACGAATATTTCTGTAATAATTCCTGACGAAGAAGCACATTTGCCCGCAATATTTGCCTACTGCAGCTCGGAAAATTACAGCGGCGCTGTCAGAAAAATTGACCAGGCGTTGAAGGTGACTAATACATCCCTCGTCAAAGTCCCCTTCGACCTTCCCTACTGGCAGCAGGTGGCCGCCGAGAAGTACCCGGACGGCCTGCCGGAGCAGTACAGCAACGACCCCACGCAGTGGCTCTTTAAAGGCACAGTGACCGATACCACCGAGCCTTTGCAGGTGGCGGTGGCGCGGCTGCTGGGGTACAACTGGCCGGAACAGGTGGAGGACAACCTGACGCCGGATGCCGACGGCATTGTGCCGTTGCAGGCGCTTTCGGGTGAGCAGCCCGCGCATGTGCGTTTGCAGAACCTGCTGGCCCAGGCGTATGGCAGCGAGTGGAACGCGGCGAAGTTGCAGAAACTGCTGGCTCAGGTGGGGGCCGACTCGATGGAAGTCTGGCTGCGTGATAAGTTCTTCGATCAGCACAGCAAACTGTTCCATCACCGCCCCTTCCTGTGGCACATCTGGGACGGGCGCAAAGACGGCTTCAGCGCCATCGTGAACTACCACGCGCTTGACCGGGCCAAGCTGGAAAAGCTGACTTACACGTACCTGGGCGAATGGCTCGACCATCAGCGGTCAGCAATTTCTCGCAATGAGAAGGGAGCCGAGTCACGCCTGGCCGACGCCCTGACGTTGCAGAAGAAACTGGAAGCCATTCTGGAAGGCGAGCCGCCTTACGACATTTACGTGCGCTGGAAGGAACTGAATGAGCAGCCGAGAGGCTGGAACCCAGACTTGAACGACGGCGTGCGTCTGAACATCCGCCCGTTCGTGGAAGCTGGCATTCTGCGCAACAAAGTGAATGTGAAGTGGGGTAAAGACCGGGGCAGCGACCCCGGCAAGAAGGACTTCGGCGAGAAAGGCCCACAGACGGATCTGGAGAAGCACCAGAGCAACGAGCGGCACAACGACCTGCACTTCACTATGATGCAGAAGAAGAACGCGGATGGTCAGGCGTGATGAAGCGCCGCTGGTACGCTCTGCTGGCAGAAACGGATTCCTATGCGCCTGGTGTTCATTTCCTGAACTGGGATCAGGAACTCCGGCCAGAACTGGACAGGCTGGGTATTTCCTACGAACTGGCGCAGGGTTTCGGCACGGAATTGGAAGCGCAGAACCATATTGAGCAGCATGGCGACAAGCTTAGGTTCAACGCGGGAACAGAACGGCACCGGAAGGCCAGGGCGCAACGCGGGCGCTGCTGGTACTGCGGACGCATCCTGAACATGCAAACCACCCGGCAGGACGACAGCGCCGAGATCGAGCACCAGACCCCGCGGTCAAGAGGTCTGCCCATCTGTACCCAGGATCGCAACAAGGTCACCAGTTGCCGCGCCTGTAACAACTCCGCCGGGAACGGTAAGGGCGACCGCACGCTGGCGGAGTACCGCGCTCATCTGCTGAAAAACATGCCCGGCAAGGCCCACCTATTCTTCTACGGCGAGTGGCTTGACCTGGTGCGGCTGGCGCAGGCGGGCAGGTTCGGTATGAAAGGCCTGCAGCGCGTGACGTACACCTTCGTTCTACACCATGAAAGGACACTCGGCTTCCCGCAGGAGCTTCTGCTGGTTGACCTTGCAGGGTCTGCATGAGCGCCAGGGAACAGTACGCTGTCCTGTTGAATGGTCGGCTGGTCGGCAACAGTCCTTTTATCTTCAATACCCGCCAAGAGGTGGAACGCCTCGTGCTGCTGCTGGGCCACATCACGGGAGCACGGGCGTCCGCAGTTCAGCGTGGCTGGGTGCAGAAAAACGCGCCACCGTTCGATTTACAGCAGGTGAGTTCCTGGCTTGACCAATACGGCCCACAGTTAATGCAACGTGCTTACCGCCGCCCGGATGATGTACCGCAGGTTACGCTACGCGAACTGGTGTGGCCCCCGGATGCCTGGGGAGAGAGCAACTCTGTTCAGTACAGCGCGAACAGCGACACCGTTCACTACGCTTTTCCACCTCTGGAGGACTTGCCGGACGGTGCAGAGTATCCGGAGTTCCGGGATGGCCCGGACGGGAACCTGTTTGACATCATCACTGCTTCACATGATCTGGATGAGTGGAATGTGTCGCGCAGTCCTTCCTCTCACTGCATCAAGGTGGATGGCGGATGGATTGACGTTTCCGACCTGAAGCATCTGCATGGCGGCGTGCAGTACCGTCACCGGCCACTTTCCGAGCTTCCTGAACTCGACCCAGTTAGTAAGTTGCCGATGACGAAGGCGCAGGAAACGTCGTCTGAAAGGACAACTCTTCAAACGCCGCCCCCGGTTTCACTCATCACGCCACCCACAAAACCACAGGTTCAGGTAGCTCCTACAGCGGATTGGGACTTTGATGATTTCCCAACAGATGATGAACTGGATACAGCGCACAGCATTCCCCACACAGCTCTGGTGACGCCAGACCCGGCGGCAACGAACGTCTATGAGATTCGCTGGAATGACCAGGTTCTTGGGGGACAGGCTTTCCAGTTCGAATCCCGTGCCGCTGCCCTCCAGCTGCTCCGCCACCTGCATGGTGTGGTTCCTGGTGTGGTTTCCCTTGTGGAGGCTCACTCCGGCTCAAAGTTCGATGCTACGTTGCTTCTCGACTGGTTGATGGGTCATGGTCAAGCGAGCCTGCGCGAGGTCGCTGGGCCGCTGAGTTCCCGGCTGGGCCTTCGTATACCAATTCCCGACCTGGCTCCAGCGACCGGTACAGTGTGCAAGTTCGAGATTGAAGGACACGTGATCGTCAACTGCGCCATTGCATTCACCTCTGTAGAGGCCAGTCAGGCTTTACGAAAAGCCCTCAGTGACACCCTGCGGAAGTCCGTTACGAGTTACAGTAGTTCAGATCGACTGGCCCGCCCTTTTGACCTGGTGTGGTTCGCTGCTGAAGTGGAATGGGTAGGCTGGGTGAATCCCGTACATGCAGCCACCTGGCAGAGTGACCTGGCGCGATCTTTCCAGCACCATTTGCGGCAGAACCCCCCACGCTTCCGCGTGCTCATTCCTTCGTTCAAAGTGAACGTCAGGTACATTCCCGACGTAGAAAGTCCAGTTCGGTCGCGTGAAGATGAACTGCGTAGACTCGTGGAGGATCGGGGGATTCGGCACCTCGTGCATTTCACGCGGCTAGAGAACCTCCCCGGCATTCTGAAACATGGCATTCTCAGTCGCGGTGTGCTGGGCGACCAGGGGTGCGTCTGGAATGACGGCTGGCGCGGTGATGGTCGGCGTCACGCCAATTGCCTGAGCGTGTCCTACCCGAATTACAAGATGTTCTACAACTACCGCCAGCAGGTGGGTGGAAGCTGGGCGGTTCTCCTGCTTGATCCCTGTTTGTTATGGGAACTGGACTGCGGCTTCACTGAAGTGAACGCAGCTTCCACGGGCGTGGCTCAGCGCACGGAAGCATCCCTGAAAACTGTGGATGCCTTCGAGGCCCTGTTTCAGAACGATGAATTACGCCGGAAGTTACTTCTGCCGTCCCGCTACCCCACCAACCCACAGGCGGAAGTGCTCGTCTTTGAAGGCATCCATCCCACCTTTATTCAGGAAATTCACCTTGAAGAACATCTGGATGCCTCTTTCCCACTGTCCTATGAAGATCACATCATTACGATGAAAACGGACACCAGGTACTTCTGGGGGCGACATGACTACGAGTACTGGCGTAATCCGTTAGCTTTCTAGGTATGGCTGAGCGTCCCGTTTTCCTCCCTGTTTCGGCGACTCCTTTCGTCGCGGAGAAGGTCATTCCCTTTAAATGGCATCCCGGCATGTCCCGTGCCCAGGCACAGCGCTCTATCGCAGAGCTTCACGCTTCTGCTCAGGCCAAGGGCATTGAACCGCTGTTAGAAATCTCCTCGAAGGGCAGCGAGCGCCTGGGCAATGCCTTGAGTGCCTTTAACCTGACGTTCACGGCTCTGGACGGCACGACTCTTTCCGTGGAATCCGCCTACCAGGGCAGCAAGGTCTTCAGGAATGGCGACCACTTCCCTGACCTTTACCGGGCTTCCAGCCGCGACGCGAAACTGGACGAACGGGTCAAAGGACGCAGCGACATTGCCGGGTTCGACTTCTTCGGTGAAGCGTGGCCGGGGCAGCCCACTACCGCGTTTTACGACTGGCTTTACCTTCAAGCGCTCGCGCAACATCCCACCGAACTGGAAGCGCTGGAACATTAC from Deinococcus fonticola carries:
- a CDS encoding N-6 DNA methylase, with the protein product MTALETPLRRTLEKKIIDARDTAEAAAQAVFDRLLVDNGKHGDAGNLKHLSDQEKLVRKGLLAKEKQLGSRDALIRECAYEQWHTMLFSRFLEANGLLVHPEHKESVTLDDLAELANEEGDADAYATAARYAAAMLPGIFRPHDPLLQVKFPTEYRQKLEALIEEIPKPTYTSDDGLGWVYQFWQTQRKKQVNESGRKIGGADISPVTQLFTEHYMVQFMLHNTIGAWWTARHPDQPLPTDKSYLRLNDDGTPAAGSFPGWPTTVKELKVIDPCCGSGHFLVAAFALLKRLRMIEEGLSEAEAGEAVLRDNLHGLELDPRCTQLAAFNLTLEAWKSGGYRPLPTPNVACSGLSISASVDDWMGLSDDGGIRSALKILHKQFQDATDLGSLINPRQSIRQELGMFADDILTTLPEQLEKALSKERSSDPAAAIFGENAQGVAKAAKLLGDTYDLVITNVPYLARGKQGDTLKTFIERRHPEAKADLATAFVQRCRDFAAPGGSYSLVTPQNWLFLGSYKRLRERLLKEQTWDWVARLGIKAFSTPMWDFNISFVTLTNKTPAKDHLMIGFDASAGKSVEEKDAALREGEVVMLGQEGQRGNPDSRISLEERSASKLLSDYAYAFKGLCTSDDDQFKQQFWERVDIDSGWAKYQGSISATSDFGGMDFILLHEDGNGRMRRLAKSQSQDKHRDLQGRGAWGKKGVAISAMRDLPATLFIGTPFDTNISVIIPDEEAHLPAIFAYCSSENYSGAVRKIDQALKVTNTSLVKVPFDLPYWQQVAAEKYPDGLPEQYSNDPTQWLFKGTVTDTTEPLQVAVARLLGYNWPEQVEDNLTPDADGIVPLQALSGEQPAHVRLQNLLAQAYGSEWNAAKLQKLLAQVGADSMEVWLRDKFFDQHSKLFHHRPFLWHIWDGRKDGFSAIVNYHALDRAKLEKLTYTYLGEWLDHQRSAISRNEKGAESRLADALTLQKKLEAILEGEPPYDIYVRWKELNEQPRGWNPDLNDGVRLNIRPFVEAGILRNKVNVKWGKDRGSDPGKKDFGEKGPQTDLEKHQSNERHNDLHFTMMQKKNADGQA
- a CDS encoding DarT ssDNA thymidine ADP-ribosyltransferase family protein, with the translated sequence MSAREQYAVLLNGRLVGNSPFIFNTRQEVERLVLLLGHITGARASAVQRGWVQKNAPPFDLQQVSSWLDQYGPQLMQRAYRRPDDVPQVTLRELVWPPDAWGESNSVQYSANSDTVHYAFPPLEDLPDGAEYPEFRDGPDGNLFDIITASHDLDEWNVSRSPSSHCIKVDGGWIDVSDLKHLHGGVQYRHRPLSELPELDPVSKLPMTKAQETSSERTTLQTPPPVSLITPPTKPQVQVAPTADWDFDDFPTDDELDTAHSIPHTALVTPDPAATNVYEIRWNDQVLGGQAFQFESRAAALQLLRHLHGVVPGVVSLVEAHSGSKFDATLLLDWLMGHGQASLREVAGPLSSRLGLRIPIPDLAPATGTVCKFEIEGHVIVNCAIAFTSVEASQALRKALSDTLRKSVTSYSSSDRLARPFDLVWFAAEVEWVGWVNPVHAATWQSDLARSFQHHLRQNPPRFRVLIPSFKVNVRYIPDVESPVRSREDELRRLVEDRGIRHLVHFTRLENLPGILKHGILSRGVLGDQGCVWNDGWRGDGRRHANCLSVSYPNYKMFYNYRQQVGGSWAVLLLDPCLLWELDCGFTEVNAASTGVAQRTEASLKTVDAFEALFQNDELRRKLLLPSRYPTNPQAEVLVFEGIHPTFIQEIHLEEHLDASFPLSYEDHIITMKTDTRYFWGRHDYEYWRNPLAF
- a CDS encoding HNH endonuclease yields the protein MKRRWYALLAETDSYAPGVHFLNWDQELRPELDRLGISYELAQGFGTELEAQNHIEQHGDKLRFNAGTERHRKARAQRGRCWYCGRILNMQTTRQDDSAEIEHQTPRSRGLPICTQDRNKVTSCRACNNSAGNGKGDRTLAEYRAHLLKNMPGKAHLFFYGEWLDLVRLAQAGRFGMKGLQRVTYTFVLHHERTLGFPQELLLVDLAGSA
- a CDS encoding DarT1-associated NADAR antitoxin family protein; protein product: MAERPVFLPVSATPFVAEKVIPFKWHPGMSRAQAQRSIAELHASAQAKGIEPLLEISSKGSERLGNALSAFNLTFTALDGTTLSVESAYQGSKVFRNGDHFPDLYRASSRDAKLDERVKGRSDIAGFDFFGEAWPGQPTTAFYDWLYLQALAQHPTELEALEHYAGFSDIAFNPQKSAACQARCAAMALGMRRSGAWPAALGGQDAFLSALHPAPVSARQPSLFD